The sequence TACTCCAGCTTTGTCAAAACCTTGTTGAACCAATCCTGGAACATAACTTAATCCTTCTTTTAGTATACCTGTAAAACCTAAGCTTACTGCAAAGAAAGCTAAAAATACTAGTATCGTTCGGAAGATAACTTTTGTCTTGCTTTTATATGTTTGGATAAAATAGGGAATCACAATAAACACTATGGATAATAGTGAAAACACCATAATGGTTAGTTCTGTACCTCTTGACGAAGCTAGTATGAAGAAGAGAACTTGAATGATTATATTGGCTATATAAAGTTTGGTGAACTTATACCATACGCCTCTTTTTATTAAGTTATTCAACATTGAAAGTACAATTGATAAAAAGCCGAAAATTGCTCCAATATTGGGACTCGTATAAATTCCGAATAAACGAGAAGCGACAAAACCTTGTCTGGCAGTGGTAGCACCGCTGGGGATGATAAAGCCGATATTAAATATAAACATTAAGACCGAGATTAAACCAGCAACAAAAACGGTATAAATCAAGATGTTGTTAAATTGTGTCATATTTTTTTTAACATCTTCATTGCTTTGCTTAGAATTAATGGGATAGATCACAAAAAAAGTAGTTACTAAGTAAACCCAGTTATACGCACCCCTGATAAGCTGATGTTCGTAATTTACTACTGTCGAGAGCAAGTATACTAGTGACATTAGTATTAATATATACCAGTACTTAGATTTAAACATTTCCCTTTTAGTGAAAAAATCAACTGCTATAATCAAACTTCCCCAAAAGAAACAAATCCATAGAGGGTATTGTTCTATATCAAAACTACTAGGCATAAAATAAATCAAACAAAGAAAGAGGTAAATTTTTCTGAAATTATCCCAATTTAATATCCAATCCTTAATTTTAAAATCATTCTGCATTTTTCTACTCCTTCAAGAAAACACAAATCAGATGATTCATGAATTACCATTATTTTTTTAATACTTTTTTATAAAGATAACGATACAGCGGTAAATTAACCTTCAATAAACATAAAGCAGCTAACTTAGCTTTGCTAGAAACTTTATTTTGAAAAATCATTTTTTGATTTTCAGCGATATCGTTTCTTAATAACTTCGCATATTCTTTTGTACGTTCGTCATGTGTAGAACTAGCAATTTTATAACCTGTTGAAAGATAACCATCTAACAGGTTGTCTACAGCAAAGTCACTTACTGTGGGGTACTCTATTTTAATTTTTTCTAATAATATCTTTCTTTGTAACACGTTATCGTATTGTTGTGGATTAAAGCTGCTGTTTACAATACTTTCGGAATTTGCTAGATAAAAATAACCAACTTCATCCGTTACTACTAATTTATGAGCTTGTTTTAGAGCATCATAACTTAACATCACATCTTCATACAAGACTCCTTCTGGAAATCTGACTGTTTGGAAAACAGACGCACGATAAACTTTATTCCAGACGTAAAATTCAATACCATTATATTTAAAATATAATTCCAGCATTTCTTCCTTAGAAGTAGTGATTCTATTTAAACTATTTAAAGTATTTAACGTTCCATCTGGGTTAACACGTGTCACATTACAGACTGCAATATCTGCTTGGTTTTCCTCAAGATATCCAATAAGTCGTTGATACATATCTTTCTCAGTATAGTCATCACTATCCATAAAAGCTATATATTCTCCATGCACTTGATTTAAACCAGCATTACGTGCAGCAGAAGGACCAGCATTTTCTTGATGAATAACTCGAACCCTAGTATCTTTTTCTGCTAACCGGTCACAAATATTGGCTGTATTGTCAGTTGACCCATCATTAATAATAATCAATTCAAAATCACTTATATTTTGGCTAAGAACGCTTTGGACAGATTTTTCAACCGTATGTTCTACATTATAAGCGGGCATAATGAAACTAAGTACAGTCATAATTATTTACTCTCTTTCCGAAGCAGTTTGGTATAAATATATGCCCTTAATTGATTAGGCATAATGCTAACTATAATTTGCCCAGCAGTGCTTAAAAAATAATCCATATAGGAATTTAAACCAACTTCATGTATTTTTTTTCTTGCTAATTTACTGTCTTTCAAATACTTATATCCGCCACGACGCATAAACATGTCTCTTCCAGCCCGAGCATGGACTAAGACTTCAGGCACATTTTTCGCTAGCGTATCATTTTTTAACATTCTAACCCATAAATAATAATCTTCAAACCCATTTAAGACCATATAATTACCCGCTCTCAAAACTTCTTCCTTTCTATATAGAACAGTCATATGATTAAAAGGATTTCTTCTTTTTGCAGTTTTCAAAATATCCTCATAACTATGTGGAACAATTCTTTTTGCAACAATATTAGAGATGTCCGTTTCAAATTCATTGATATCAGATCCTACTATCCCTAGTTTCGGATTCTTCACAAATTCTCTTAACTGTTTTTCGAAGCGAGTATTCACTGCAATATCATCCGTATCCATTCGAGCAATTAAAGAGTATCGGCAATATTCAACGCCTATAGCTAATGCTTTCCCTAAGCCAACATTCTCTTCAAGAGGGTTTCTATTTAATAATCCCGGATGCTGATTTTCAAATTCATCAAGAACAGTATATAAATCATTCGTTAGAGGACCATCTTCTATCAAAACCAATTCATTGGGTTGAATAGTTTGGTTGACCAAACTGTCTAAACATTCTTTTAAATAGACTGGTTGTTCTTTTTTATAAACAGACATTAAAACACTAAATTTCAAGTCAGATTCTTCTATATCTTTCATTTATTATATATCCCTCACACTTTTCTTTTTTTTGAAAATATTAACGTTCTTATAATAAATAATGTTTTGCACTATTTCTCTCACAAAAACCATTTTAACATAATTTCTATCGTAAGTAGTCGAATTTTTTAAAATGTACTTTCAACAAAGTATTATATCATATCTTTAGTCTTTGACACTTGTTAAAGAAAAATTTAACTATCTTACCATTTCAAATCCAAATAAAAAGCACTTTTAACGAAGGAGAAGTTCTCCAACATTAAAAGTGCTCTTATATTATTATTGAATAGCTGATTCAACTACCCAACCGATTTCTGTTCCCTCGATTGAAATTTGTACCCATTTAACACCGTCAGATGAAAAGGCCTCTTTAGTAATTTCAACTTCTTTACCTGAAAAGTCTGATAAGCCCGTTATCTTGGTATTGCCTGCTTCATAGTTATTCCAGACTCCAAAATCAGCAGCATTTGGTACTGGTGTACCTTGTTTAGAAACAATTTTCGGAATTTCTCCATATTGGATACCTGTTTCAGCTACCCAACCGATTTCTTCTCCATCTAACGAGAATTGAACTAATTTTTCACCCGTCGTCGATTCTACTTCTTTCGTTATTTCTAACTGTTGACCAAAGAATTCTGATAAACCTGCTACTCTTTCACGATTTTGTTCATAGTCATTCCAAACTCCGAAATCATAAGCATTTGTTACGGGTGTACCTAGTTTAGAAATTGTTTGCGGGATTTCTCCATATTGGATACCTGTTTCAGCTACCCAGCCAACTTCTTCTCCATCTAGCGAGAATTGAACTAGTGCTTCACCAGATGAAGACTCTACTTCTTTCGTTATTTCTAACTGTTGACCAGAGAATTCTGATAAACCTGCTACTTTTTCGCGATTTTGTTCATAGTCATTCCAAACTCCGAAATCATAAGCATTTTGAACAGGTGTACCTAGTTTAGAAATTGTTTGTGGGATTTCTCCGTACTGGATGCTCGTTTCAGCTACCCAACCAATTACTTCTCCATCTGCAGAGAACTGTACCCATTTAACGCCATTCAACGAAACAACCTCTTTGATTACTTCTAGTTGTTTGCCAGAGAAGGCTGATAGTTCAGTTACTCGTGTATTGCCTGCTTCGTAATCGTTCCAGACACCAAAATCATAAACATTAGCGACTGGTGTACCTAATTTAGAAACAGTTTGCGGGATTTCTCCGTATTGAATGCCCGTTTCGGCTACCCAACCAATGACTTCGCCATCTGCAGAGAACTGTACCCATTTAACGCCGCTTGATGAAATGACCTCTTTGATTACTTCTAGTTGTTTGCCAGAGAAGGCTGATAAACCTGTTACTCGCGTATTGCCTGCTTCATAGTCATTCCAAACGCCAAAGTCATAAGCATTGGATACCGGAGTACCTGTTTTGGATACAGATTGCGGAACTTCTCCATAGCGGATACCCGTTTCAGCTACCCAGCCAACCACTTCGCCATCTACTGAGAATTGGACCCATTTAACACCGATTGAAGAAGTAACTTCTGCGACAACACCTACTTGTTTACCGGCAAAAGCAGATAATCCTGCAACTCTAGTATTACCAGGTTCATAATCATTCCAAACGCCATAATTATAGGCGTTTGGTACCGGTGTGCCTATTTTCGAAACCTCTTGTGGTACAGCACCATAGCGGATACCGGTTTCGGCTACCCAGCCAATCACTGTGCCATCTACTGAGAATTGAACCCATTTAACGCCTGCTGATGACACGATTTCTTTGATTACTTTTACTGGTTTTCCAGCATATTCGGATAAACCAGCCACTCTAGTATTGCCAGCTTCGTAATCATTCCAAATGCCAAAATCATAAGCGTTTGGTACTGGTGTACCTAGTTTAGAAACTTCTTTTGGAGCTTCTCCGTAACGTATACCTGTTTCAGCTACCCAACCGATGACTTTGCCATCCGCTGAGAATTGAACCCACTTTACGCCTGTTGATGACAAAACTTCTTTGATTACTTTTATTGATTTTCCAGCATATTCTGATAAACCTGCGACTCGTTTATTTCCTGGTTCATAATCATTCCAAACGCCAAAGTCATAAGCATTTGGTACTGGTGTACCTGCTTTAGAAACTTCTTTTGGAACAGAAACATAACGGATACCTGATTCAGCTACCCAACCAATAATCTTACCATCTACTGAGAATTGAACCCACTTAACGCCTGTTGATGATATAACTTCTTTAACAACTTGGACTGATTTTCCAGCATACTCTGACAGGCCTGCGACCCGTGTATTTCCCTTTTCATAATCATTCCAAACGCCAAAGTCATAAGCATTTGGTACCGGTGTACCTTTTTTAGAAATATTTTGAGGAACTTGACTTGGTGTCAAACCTATTGCAATTCCTTTTTTAGCAACCCAACCAATAACTTTATTATTAGAACTGAATTCTACCCATTCTACGCCATTATTGGCTGTTGCTTCTTTGGTAACTTTTATTTCTTTACCAGCAAAATCTGACAGACCGGTAACTCGTTTCATCCCTCTTTGATAACTGTCCCAAACACCATAGTCATAAGCATTTGTAACAGGAGTACTAACTGCAGGCGTGATTTGAATACCTGTTTTCCCTACCCAGCCAATAACTTTTCCATTTTGGCCAAATTGAACCCAATCTCCATTTTTAGTTCTAACTTCTTTATAAACTACTATCGGTTGATTGGCATAAGAGTGTAATTCTCCGACTTTAGCCGATCCATTACCAGGATATGGCCCGTTCCAAATTCCATAATTCTTCGGATCTACTGGAACTGCATATTGTCTGTTTAAATTGTCTTCTTTAAAAATTTGATTAGGCATGGCGTTGTATTTTTCTACTACTAAGTTATAAAAATCACTTACTGTATATCCCCATTTTGCAAAATAGCCTACTGGATCAGTGTGATCT is a genomic window of Carnobacterium sp. CP1 containing:
- a CDS encoding GW domain-containing glycosaminoglycan-binding protein, with protein sequence MKKRYKATLVLGIASFGVIGLMQPSASVEAAVSVQSNQYPKVNTYIKQQNLRTAKITQSYKQFLQFDYRNGNGAAEGIVIHETANPNSTITSEINYMTINWQNAFVHAFVDKDNIIQIHPADFAVWGAGKQANPRFYQIELVEHDTFHQFAQSVNNDAYLAAYMLYYFDLEPSRATKGGSGTIWTHDEVSRYLGGTDHTDPVGYFAKWGYTVSDFYNLVVEKYNAMPNQIFKEDNLNRQYAVPVDPKNYGIWNGPYPGNGSAKVGELHSYANQPIVVYKEVRTKNGDWVQFGQNGKVIGWVGKTGIQITPAVSTPVTNAYDYGVWDSYQRGMKRVTGLSDFAGKEIKVTKEATANNGVEWVEFSSNNKVIGWVAKKGIAIGLTPSQVPQNISKKGTPVPNAYDFGVWNDYEKGNTRVAGLSEYAGKSVQVVKEVISSTGVKWVQFSVDGKIIGWVAESGIRYVSVPKEVSKAGTPVPNAYDFGVWNDYEPGNKRVAGLSEYAGKSIKVIKEVLSSTGVKWVQFSADGKVIGWVAETGIRYGEAPKEVSKLGTPVPNAYDFGIWNDYEAGNTRVAGLSEYAGKPVKVIKEIVSSAGVKWVQFSVDGTVIGWVAETGIRYGAVPQEVSKIGTPVPNAYNYGVWNDYEPGNTRVAGLSAFAGKQVGVVAEVTSSIGVKWVQFSVDGEVVGWVAETGIRYGEVPQSVSKTGTPVSNAYDFGVWNDYEAGNTRVTGLSAFSGKQLEVIKEVISSSGVKWVQFSADGEVIGWVAETGIQYGEIPQTVSKLGTPVANVYDFGVWNDYEAGNTRVTELSAFSGKQLEVIKEVVSLNGVKWVQFSADGEVIGWVAETSIQYGEIPQTISKLGTPVQNAYDFGVWNDYEQNREKVAGLSEFSGQQLEITKEVESSSGEALVQFSLDGEEVGWVAETGIQYGEIPQTISKLGTPVTNAYDFGVWNDYEQNRERVAGLSEFFGQQLEITKEVESTTGEKLVQFSLDGEEIGWVAETGIQYGEIPKIVSKQGTPVPNAADFGVWNNYEAGNTKITGLSDFSGKEVEITKEAFSSDGVKWVQISIEGTEIGWVVESAIQ
- a CDS encoding glycosyltransferase family 2 protein is translated as MTVLSFIMPAYNVEHTVEKSVQSVLSQNISDFELIIINDGSTDNTANICDRLAEKDTRVRVIHQENAGPSAARNAGLNQVHGEYIAFMDSDDYTEKDMYQRLIGYLEENQADIAVCNVTRVNPDGTLNTLNSLNRITTSKEEMLELYFKYNGIEFYVWNKVYRASVFQTVRFPEGVLYEDVMLSYDALKQAHKLVVTDEVGYFYLANSESIVNSSFNPQQYDNVLQRKILLEKIKIEYPTVSDFAVDNLLDGYLSTGYKIASSTHDERTKEYAKLLRNDIAENQKMIFQNKVSSKAKLAALCLLKVNLPLYRYLYKKVLKK
- a CDS encoding glycosyltransferase, encoding MKDIEESDLKFSVLMSVYKKEQPVYLKECLDSLVNQTIQPNELVLIEDGPLTNDLYTVLDEFENQHPGLLNRNPLEENVGLGKALAIGVEYCRYSLIARMDTDDIAVNTRFEKQLREFVKNPKLGIVGSDINEFETDISNIVAKRIVPHSYEDILKTAKRRNPFNHMTVLYRKEEVLRAGNYMVLNGFEDYYLWVRMLKNDTLAKNVPEVLVHARAGRDMFMRRGGYKYLKDSKLARKKIHEVGLNSYMDYFLSTAGQIIVSIMPNQLRAYIYTKLLRKESK